A stretch of DNA from Nitrospinota bacterium:
CATTGACGAGCCGCCCGTTGACTTCAAGTCGCCCCTCGATGCGTTCGAACAGACCCTCGAAAACGAGCGCGCCGTTACGGCAGAGATAAACAAACTCTACACGCATGCCGTTAAGGAAAAAGACTACGCCAGCGAGGTTTTTCTGCAGTGGTTCGTGACGGAGCAGGTCGAGGAAGAGAAATCCGCCGGGGAAGTCGTCGAGGCGCTCAAGATGATCGGCGACGCGGGCCCTGCCCTGCTCATGTTCGACAGGGAGCTGGGCAAGCGGGAGGCTGAATAGCCGAGATCGAGGGGGTCGTGGCTTGGCCCACAACCGCCAGCTTAGTCATCCGTAACCACTGCCGCGACATTTGGTCTGGGTCTCCTAACTGCCCGAAACGCCTTGACAAGTCTTCATGGGCCCGATAGACTTGTCACGTTGTGGCTCGGTGTATAGTCCGGGCCACACGGATTTGACACCCCACTTGCTCCCACACCAATCCAGCCTCTCATAAGGAGAGGCCCATAAAGCAGGGATTCATGGATTTCGAGAGCATTCTCGCACGGTTCCAAAGCGACTTGGCCCGGGTGGATGAGGCAATGCGGGAGCACATCGCCTCCGACGTCCAGCTCATCCCTACAGTTGGGCGTTACCTTTTTTCAGGCGGAGGCAAGCGCATCCGCCCTTTGTTGCTCCTGACCTCGGCCAAACTGTGCGGCTATGAGGGGCCACGGGCCATTACTCAAGGCTGTGTGGTGGAGCTCATCCACACTGCTACCCTGCTCCACGACGACGTGGTGGACGATGCCAAACAGCGTCGTGGAGCGCCGACGGCCAACGCCACTTGGGGCAATCATGGATCGGTCTTGGTCGGCGACTTCCTCTTCGCTACGAGCATTTCCCTCATGGCCCAAGACGGCGACTTTCGCATCGTTCAGACCATGGCGGGCGCCATCAAGCAGCTCGCCGAGGGCGAAGTTCTCCAGTTGCTCTCCACCGGGAAGCTTTCCGAGGACGAGGACGAGTACTTGAATGTGGTGTCACGCAAGACGGCGGGGCTCATCTCGGCCGCCTGTCGCACGGGGGCCCTCCTGGGCGATGCGCCTCCCGATAGGCAAGAGGCTTTGAGCCTCTTCGGCCGGGAGATTGGGATCGCCTTTCAACTGGTGGACGACGCCCTCGACTACAACGCCGAAGAGGCCCGTTTCGGAAAGACCGTTGGAAAAGACCTCATGGAAGGCCACGGGACCTTGCCGCTCATCTACCTATATCGAAACGCAACGGCGGCCGAGAGGCAAACCATCGCGGGGATCCTGGCTGCCGAAGAGGTAACCCGGCGGCAGGTCGACCAGGTGATCGGGATGATGAAGGATTACAAAGCCATCGACTACACGCTCCAAACCGCCTCTCGGTACGTGGCTCAGGCCAAGCAGCGTCTGGCGGTCTTCGGGGCATCCCCAGACCTAGAAGTTTTGACCACTATAGCCGACTACATTGTGGCGCGCGACCGATGACGCCCGCCGGAACCGATGACTATTCCGAATCATCCGATCGCCCTCCTGGCGTGGGAGGCCATCCGGACCTATATTAATCGGGGCGAAATGATGCGGCTTCCCGCCGATGTACCCCCGGAGCTGATGCGCCCGGGGGGCGTCTTTGTGTCCATAAAAAAGGATGGTAAGCTCCGCGGATGCATCGGCACAATCGAGGCCGACCAGCCCACTCGCGCCGAGGAGGCCATCCGCAACGCAATTCACGCCGCCACCATGGACCCCCGGTTCGCGCCAGTGGAGGCATCGGAGCTGGAGGCCCTGGACGTGTCGGTAGATCTTCTGAGGCCCCCTGAGCCTGTGGCCGACCTCGACTCCATCGACCCTCGGCGCTTCGGCGTCATCGTCTCCTCAGCCGAGCGGCGTTCTGTCGTGTTGCCCAACGTCGATGGTGTGGAGACCGCTGAAGGGCAGCTGGCCCTCGCCCGCCAAAAGTTGGGCATAGGACCCGACGAGCCGGTGACCCTGGAACGCTTCGAGACGGATCGCTTTCGCTAGGGCTAGATTTTATGCGAGGAAAAGGGTTTTTCGTCTTTCTCATCCTGGCGGTAATAGGAGGGATCCTCGGCGGCCTTGGCGCCATTGCACTAAACCTTACCCTCTCGGGGACCCGCGTCGTGAAATACTTGACCACGCCCTTCTCTTTTGGCATGGACCCACCGTGGCAGCTGTCGCTCAACGTCCTCCACCTCACTTTCGGCCTCAAGCTCAAACTCAGCCCTATTGTCATTCTTGGGGGGGCGATAGGCGGACTCTTCTACCGCAAGTTCTAGGCACCATGAAAGCCGGGGCACCTAAGCTCATCCTCGCCTCCAACTCCCCCAGGCGTAGGGCCATACTGGGGCGGCTCGGCCTGCCTTTTGAGGTCGTGCCGGCTGGCTTGTCCGAGCAAGACGAGACCGCTGCCCCAGAGGGCCGGCCCGCTGAAGTGGCCGAGTTCTTGGCCCTTGCCAAGGCCGATATCGTGGCCGCCGTCCACCCTGAGGCGCTGGTGTTAGGGGCCGATACCCTCGTCTTCGTGGGGCGGCGGCGCTTCGGAAAGCCGGCCGACGTCAGCGAGGCTCGCTCGATGCTGGAGGTCCTCTCCGGACGCACCCACACGGTGGTCACCGGTGTGGCGCTCATCGGGCTCGATCGGGGCCTTAGAGCCTCCGCCCACGAAACTACAGCCGTGACCTTCCGCCGCCTCTCCGCCCGCGAGATGGACTCGTACGCGACCAGCGGCGAGCCCGCCGACAAGGCCGGGGCCTACGCCGTTCAGGGAAAGGCAAGCCTTTTTGTGGAGCGGGTCGAAGGCAACTACGACAATGTGGTAGGCTTACCCCTGAAAACGGTGGCCTTCCTGTTGGGGGCCGCAGGCGTTGAGTTATGGCCAGGGACCGAGGAGGAGGGCTGATGCGGAGCATTCCAGCCCGGATTGCCCAAAGCGTCGAGCGCTTTCGTGGCCGGCCGGCGCTCAAAGTCCGCCGGGACGGTGGCCCCTTCATGCCCATCACCTACGGAGAGCTCTGGAAAGAGGTCCTTGAAATAGCTACGGGGCTTCTCGCCCTCGGGGTCGGGCCGGGCGACCACGTGGCCCTCATTGCAGACAACCGCCCCGAGTGGATTGCGACCAACCTTGCCATCCTCACCATAGGCGCGGCCGATGTCCCCCGCGGAGGCGATACCACCGTTGATGAGCTTGCCTACATCCTGCCCCATTCCGACTCCGTGGCCGTCTTCTTCGAAGACAAGGTCCAGTGGGCTAAATGGGAGGAGGTCCGCCAGCAGGTCCCGGCGGTGCGGAAGACCATCGTCATCGATCCCGTTGGATTGCCACGGGGGGACTTCATCTCCTACGTCGAGCTTAGAGCCAAGGGAGCCGCCCGCAGGGCCGAGGGGAACCGGCAGGCCGAAGAGCACATGAGCCGTGTCGCCCCCGAAGACCTTGCAACAATCATCTACACCTCCGGCACGACGGGGACCCCCAAGGGGGTCATGCTAACCCACGCCAACATGCTCCACAACATCCGGGTGGTCGCGCCAGCCTTTCTCCTCACCGAGCACGACCGGTATTTATCGATTCTGCCCTCCTGGCACAGCTTCGAGCGGATTATCGAATACCTCCTGCTGAGCGTAGGGGCCTCTATTGCCTACAGCCGCCCCGCACGCCCGGTGTTGCTCGAAGACATCGCCGAAGAAAAGCCGACCTTCCTCGTGGCTGTGCCACGTATCTGGGAGGCTATCTACCAGGGTATTATGACGGAGCTTCGTCGGGCCCCCATTGGCCAACGCTTGCTGGCCCAAGTGCTCTTGAGCTTTGCTGAGGCCCACGCCAGGGCTCGAAACCGCTTGACCGGCAGAGAGCCCATATTCCGCCTTGAGGAGGGCGTATGGGCCAGGGCCGCCCTCAAGCCGCGGGTGGTGAAGCTGCTCACGGCTGGGTTTGTCGCCCTGGCCGAGCGAACCCTCCTCCCAACTCTTGGGGCCGTCGTGGGCAAGCATCTTCGAGCCGCGGCGAGCGGTGGAGCTCACCTGCCGCCGCAGGTGGATGAGTTCTTCGACACGATCGGCATAACGATTCTCGAGGGCTACGGCCTGACCGAGACCTCCCCCGTGGCCTGCTCGCGCTCATTTGAGCGGGCCGTCATGCACACCGTCGGCCGGC
This window harbors:
- a CDS encoding ferritin produces the protein MFSKKMQDAMNDHLNAELYAAYLYLSMEAYFCSIHLSGFSNWMRLQSREEMSHAMRFFEFIYDRGGRVVLQAIDEPPVDFKSPLDAFEQTLENERAVTAEINKLYTHAVKEKDYASEVFLQWFVTEQVEEEKSAGEVVEALKMIGDAGPALLMFDRELGKREAE
- a CDS encoding polyprenyl synthetase family protein; its protein translation is MDFESILARFQSDLARVDEAMREHIASDVQLIPTVGRYLFSGGGKRIRPLLLLTSAKLCGYEGPRAITQGCVVELIHTATLLHDDVVDDAKQRRGAPTANATWGNHGSVLVGDFLFATSISLMAQDGDFRIVQTMAGAIKQLAEGEVLQLLSTGKLSEDEDEYLNVVSRKTAGLISAACRTGALLGDAPPDRQEALSLFGREIGIAFQLVDDALDYNAEEARFGKTVGKDLMEGHGTLPLIYLYRNATAAERQTIAGILAAEEVTRRQVDQVIGMMKDYKAIDYTLQTASRYVAQAKQRLAVFGASPDLEVLTTIADYIVARDR
- the amrA gene encoding AmmeMemoRadiSam system protein A — its product is MTIPNHPIALLAWEAIRTYINRGEMMRLPADVPPELMRPGGVFVSIKKDGKLRGCIGTIEADQPTRAEEAIRNAIHAATMDPRFAPVEASELEALDVSVDLLRPPEPVADLDSIDPRRFGVIVSSAERRSVVLPNVDGVETAEGQLALARQKLGIGPDEPVTLERFETDRFR
- a CDS encoding DUF4321 domain-containing protein encodes the protein MRGKGFFVFLILAVIGGILGGLGAIALNLTLSGTRVVKYLTTPFSFGMDPPWQLSLNVLHLTFGLKLKLSPIVILGGAIGGLFYRKF
- the maf gene encoding septum formation protein Maf codes for the protein MKAGAPKLILASNSPRRRAILGRLGLPFEVVPAGLSEQDETAAPEGRPAEVAEFLALAKADIVAAVHPEALVLGADTLVFVGRRRFGKPADVSEARSMLEVLSGRTHTVVTGVALIGLDRGLRASAHETTAVTFRRLSAREMDSYATSGEPADKAGAYAVQGKASLFVERVEGNYDNVVGLPLKTVAFLLGAAGVELWPGTEEEG
- a CDS encoding AMP-binding protein, encoding MRSIPARIAQSVERFRGRPALKVRRDGGPFMPITYGELWKEVLEIATGLLALGVGPGDHVALIADNRPEWIATNLAILTIGAADVPRGGDTTVDELAYILPHSDSVAVFFEDKVQWAKWEEVRQQVPAVRKTIVIDPVGLPRGDFISYVELRAKGAARRAEGNRQAEEHMSRVAPEDLATIIYTSGTTGTPKGVMLTHANMLHNIRVVAPAFLLTEHDRYLSILPSWHSFERIIEYLLLSVGASIAYSRPARPVLLEDIAEEKPTFLVAVPRIWEAIYQGIMTELRRAPIGQRLLAQVLLSFAEAHARARNRLTGREPIFRLEEGVWARAALKPRVVKLLTAGFVALAERTLLPTLGAVVGKHLRAAASGGAHLPPQVDEFFDTIGITILEGYGLTETSPVACSRSFERAVMHTVGRPLPEVEVKIVDPDTGERLPPGERGVVHIRGPNIMIGYYKDPEATRLAVDAEGWLDSGDLGRLTVGGDLQIVGRAKDTIVLSSGENVEPDPIEAKLKESPSIDQVCVVGQDHKLVGALIVPNAEAVARDIKLPDADLKAVAAHPKAHRLIMREVRRLISKGSGFKPHEQVKVIALLSSEFTPGRELTHTMKLRRNVIHDLYAETIERLYRREQ